In the Flavisolibacter tropicus genome, one interval contains:
- a CDS encoding DUF4302 domain-containing protein → MKKLTLLYIASAALAITACKKNETDYLFEKPIDERLNESLSSYQDVLVKAPGWRLFVYPQGLKSSGIEMGGFSYYVQFTQDNRVKMVSDFAVEMATTPNESGYRLKALQRPSLFFDTYSYLHVAADPSAAVSQSPTGSNGAGWGSDFTFSFTEAKPTGDTLVLEGNQNFSDALLVKVSAGEIDSALNKGALKKNIDAMMSYVAKNQFLGLPLPNNNKAALSFDVSYKLLSLIYKNEKDELVTLKPGFAFTTRGLWLKDPVTIGGYTFQEILWDQQNKNLFIVSGGNKVVLSSNSSPVVVYTFTNQLGKPFTAVIVPTTPLYGQSTVFASAYATAKNKLAIPHYGPNGMYGLDLGDMYFSFDVVSNRMVLNTYVSMAGTRFLAKTIYNYTISGDAIRFTWVSDDANANAIKSDMAPLLNYLTNDSYKLSAITTTSGFYGQFTSKENPNFYFSGYLQ, encoded by the coding sequence ATGAAAAAACTTACATTACTATATATAGCTAGTGCTGCATTGGCGATTACTGCTTGCAAAAAGAACGAAACCGATTACCTGTTTGAGAAGCCTATTGATGAACGTCTTAATGAGTCATTAAGCAGTTACCAGGATGTATTGGTAAAAGCACCAGGATGGAGACTGTTTGTTTATCCACAAGGCCTGAAATCATCGGGTATTGAAATGGGCGGGTTTTCTTATTACGTACAGTTTACCCAGGACAACCGGGTAAAAATGGTATCGGATTTTGCCGTAGAAATGGCCACCACTCCAAATGAAAGTGGCTACCGTTTGAAAGCCTTGCAAAGACCATCGTTATTCTTTGATACCTATAGTTACCTGCATGTGGCTGCTGATCCCAGTGCTGCTGTTTCCCAATCACCTACTGGTTCAAATGGAGCAGGGTGGGGAAGTGATTTCACCTTTTCCTTTACAGAAGCGAAGCCAACGGGCGATACCCTGGTATTGGAAGGCAATCAGAATTTCAGTGATGCCCTGTTAGTAAAAGTTTCGGCCGGTGAAATTGACTCCGCATTGAATAAAGGCGCATTAAAAAAGAACATTGATGCGATGATGAGCTATGTAGCCAAAAACCAGTTCCTGGGGCTACCGCTGCCGAATAACAATAAAGCAGCGTTGTCCTTTGACGTTAGTTATAAGCTGCTGAGCCTGATCTACAAAAACGAAAAGGATGAGCTTGTTACCCTGAAGCCTGGATTTGCCTTTACCACAAGAGGTCTGTGGTTAAAGGATCCTGTAACTATTGGTGGTTACACCTTCCAGGAAATCCTATGGGATCAACAAAATAAGAACCTCTTTATTGTATCAGGTGGTAACAAAGTGGTTTTGTCGAGCAATTCCAGCCCTGTAGTGGTCTATACGTTTACCAACCAACTAGGTAAGCCCTTTACGGCTGTTATCGTACCTACAACACCGTTATATGGACAGTCTACGGTGTTTGCTTCTGCTTATGCAACAGCAAAGAACAAACTAGCGATCCCGCATTATGGACCTAACGGAATGTACGGCCTGGACCTGGGAGATATGTATTTCAGTTTTGATGTTGTTTCAAACCGGATGGTACTGAACACGTATGTATCAATGGCTGGCACCCGGTTCCTGGCAAAAACCATATATAACTATACTATTAGTGGTGATGCGATCCGGTTTACCTGGGTGAGTGACGATGCGAATGCAAATGCCATTAAGTCTGATATGGCTCCCTTGTTAAACTACCTGACCAATGATAGCTATAAGCTGAGTGCTATTACAACCACATCGGGCTTCTATGGTCAGTTTACCAGTAAGGAAAACCCCAATTTTTATTTCTCGGGTTATTTACAATAG
- a CDS encoding gliding motility-associated C-terminal domain-containing protein: MRKFTVPGLCKCTLLVIATLLLSLTRLQAQMDIAIGTGTAANAAGNSSSGYPCPFQDVQEASRMQFLYKATELQNMGMKAGKIRAIRFTVVNVGFTGVMENVVFKVGTTASTSLTTSSSSWDAFTGTPAATAPQNYQPVNGINTITFPTPFDWDGTSNILIEICNGDPASVSPSVNTASANPAVTWTTGLSFNGSHTFRGNDLNTSTICTTTSATNVGTQTTRPNIIFDWDPAGTCDGSFSAGTVSGAPASAVCNPQTFTLSWMGTLTSGMTLQWQTSADNATWTNIFGANGFNYTATQATTSYYRVLVKCASDPTPKATPGVQVNSVPLVMPLPSGPYKIDNRLTANDIPAGKFMSFNEAYNYLKCGIGGPIVFDVENTGIVYNEQLNMTWIPGTSATNTITFNGNGAIISTKPNSTNRGVIKLNDVDYVTFDNLIIVATSTTTGEYGWGVHLLNNADNNTFKNCTIRTLVPTSFMYYLNTGGGTENYAGIVISSADNSFNNSSFNTLCDNNVFDHNTIEGGSVGITIQGSLTSGIMNNKIINNTIKNFGRAGIIVGGSTNTVIDNNDITRPDVLNNADAFNIPAIQGVLGVTFNANLLITRNSIHNFFAATPDVLNEFQGVGFRLAGGLAGQNNIVANNLIYDINGQGNLFGVYNNGSSNVSFYHNTISLDNPTSYSQKLTCGFYHTSASPEVYFKNNQVSILRGGTGSKYGAYMAETTITGDSLDYNNYYMGSNPTYAIGFYNGTTYNTLATWSAAAKIDVHSLSVNPLYTDAAAGNFKPLSNILNDKGAPVGIANDILLTVRSSSTPDIGAYEYSLAGCLTNFAPGNAFSNVGQTTCPNKSVTLNLKNYDAGSGLTFKWESAPSGSGPWTAISGNLGDPVFTFTMGASTLYYRAAVSCNGGSPRYSDVIQIVSGAAFPAGNYTIDNSQPTDPSGTKNFNSFKEAVDAITCGIAGPVVFNVKPGNTAGLYTEQIRIPAINGTSAVNTVTFKSFDDNVATAELKFSPSGPGSNYVVLLDSARHINFKKLTVTSTNALYGRVIEVAGTVYSDSIVNCLIKAPVPATNDTTTKMAAIYGGTNLQGGSLVFKGNTITNGAKGIYLAGPSAAVFTNNNVIEENTFTGTYHQPIFALNTSNIRINKNVITLNTSFSTTSFNQAIYGIYTNNCDSALQIIGNQVTVSNNAGNLYGIYMTLNEATASNRAKVMNNKIIANSGLTGSSVRQIGMATDNIYNTDIVNNVISVSAAVPGTSNSAYCAAFRSANAFNVNIYNNSLLNTSPATGATNVYNVALEIDMQSGKQASSLYGGIQRIYNNVIANRGGGPAMSHLYTVGFVKSDYNLIYAAGPVLVNTLPTSVPFGKKYTAWAAWRDSSGIEINSIVADPAFISNNDLQPNTADPNSWIMHGRGIQISGNTTDYNGNPRAVNLTDGVPDLGAYEFPAPAVAPPYLTATPATPAPGVTQIFSLATDTVARITWAPGSTVPTNVKLKRYSGVLPAGMAATEKSLYYYVDAEVTGSGTYKYDTKQYFYNSWLNNLPIKSFIKLGKTNAAGTWAANATSTIDSFNNIISDTVQTYIGKFTGMTDGLAPAQPVYVTTADSSNKGTRFWLPYALYADFLNSNAQKLKIYLASDKPAQVTVKVNGTAYSKTYTVAANTTVLTDEIPKTGPNDARITDEGWFKTGVSIESTEPITAYMSLQTNLGYNLGSAMLLPTGAYGTAYQALGYRQHSGYPGPQQGASWVNIVADNDNTVIEITPSNPTRGGRSAGVPFRVTLNRGEVYQLIGAYKRSYTQAEHGGPFNTTSYEGYELSGTTVLAVPNSEGKCLPIGVFSGSSNTTITCDENNHQPGSDKYLFQQNYSDQAWGKYYLTAPLSTINYVNERFYHVYRVMVKDPATVVKRNGVVLTNKINNWYEFSSNVAEYIEADKPVMMAQYNPYNLSCFNDTYAAPRMSESMIYLTPLGHGIKKTTFYRSTVGVTGSVTPYAYLTVIIPDQGLSSLKIDGSATIDSVYAHPNKPGYSVVTKRLANADAISSVESDTTFTATVHAPGQNGFYFYNVGMQIPRIKFEGQAIKNVQNVSTPSNAYTCAKTPFKATVLLPVKAKTLTWKLSEATGVTPSTNVTESNPVPVNKVEINFQEYYVYTLDQSISFANIGNYTIPVSATYAQDANSCDKNVDGKIDITVIDAPTVDYTKTYTGCIDATAGFAGTGSGSNGVALDRWSWSFGDNTTAATQNATKKFNAPGTFNVALQAIATDGCVGNVKKDVVVNALPTVSFVKDSLAICTGTNATLAISNPATNATYSWYDQPTGGTATATGVSYTNSYTAKKYFYVGAVLNGCSSVGRTKAVVAIKPDVTAPTVAVNNVGINTVSFTWEAVANANGYEVSTDGGATWTTPSSGSTGLSHTINGLRSFQTVSLQVRSIGDCNTVKSNVASATTLSDKVYVPNSFTPNADGLNDVLQVYVTGAKEVQLMVFNQWGQKVFESNSVSKGWDGTVNGKKQPSGVYLYTCKVVLANGEVVEKHGSVNLVR; encoded by the coding sequence ATGAGAAAATTCACTGTTCCCGGCTTATGTAAATGCACACTGTTAGTGATTGCTACATTGCTACTCTCGCTGACGCGACTTCAGGCCCAAATGGATATTGCTATTGGAACTGGTACTGCTGCTAATGCAGCCGGTAACAGCAGTTCCGGTTATCCTTGTCCTTTTCAGGATGTACAGGAAGCTAGTCGAATGCAATTCCTGTATAAGGCCACAGAATTACAAAACATGGGTATGAAGGCCGGTAAAATCCGTGCAATCAGGTTTACGGTGGTGAACGTGGGTTTTACAGGTGTAATGGAAAATGTGGTATTTAAAGTTGGTACCACTGCGTCTACAAGTTTAACCACTTCAAGTTCAAGTTGGGATGCCTTTACTGGAACTCCTGCGGCAACCGCTCCACAGAATTATCAGCCTGTTAATGGAATAAACACCATAACCTTTCCAACACCATTTGATTGGGATGGAACAAGTAATATTTTGATTGAAATTTGTAACGGTGATCCGGCTTCTGTTTCTCCTTCCGTTAATACTGCTTCAGCTAATCCGGCAGTAACCTGGACTACAGGGTTGTCCTTTAATGGTTCTCACACGTTTAGAGGTAATGATTTAAATACAAGTACTATTTGTACTACTACCAGTGCTACTAACGTTGGTACCCAGACTACACGTCCCAACATTATTTTTGACTGGGATCCAGCCGGAACCTGCGACGGTAGCTTTAGTGCCGGAACTGTATCAGGCGCGCCTGCATCTGCTGTTTGTAATCCGCAGACATTTACATTAAGCTGGATGGGAACTTTAACCAGTGGAATGACCTTACAGTGGCAAACGTCTGCAGACAATGCCACATGGACCAATATTTTTGGAGCCAATGGTTTTAATTATACAGCAACACAGGCTACAACCAGCTATTACAGAGTGCTGGTAAAATGCGCTTCTGACCCTACTCCAAAAGCTACACCTGGTGTACAAGTAAATTCTGTTCCATTGGTGATGCCTTTGCCATCTGGTCCTTATAAGATTGATAATAGATTGACTGCAAATGATATTCCCGCTGGGAAGTTCATGTCTTTCAATGAGGCATATAATTATCTTAAATGCGGAATAGGTGGGCCAATTGTTTTCGATGTAGAAAATACAGGGATCGTGTATAACGAGCAATTAAATATGACATGGATTCCTGGTACAAGTGCTACCAATACGATCACCTTTAATGGTAATGGTGCTATTATTTCCACCAAGCCTAACAGTACCAATCGTGGCGTTATTAAGTTAAATGATGTTGATTATGTAACATTTGATAACCTGATTATTGTAGCTACGTCAACGACTACCGGAGAATATGGATGGGGCGTTCATCTATTGAACAATGCCGATAACAATACGTTTAAAAACTGTACGATCCGTACGCTTGTTCCTACTAGCTTTATGTATTATCTCAATACAGGGGGCGGTACAGAGAACTATGCTGGTATCGTTATTAGCTCCGCGGATAATTCTTTTAACAATTCTTCTTTTAACACTTTGTGTGACAACAACGTGTTTGATCATAATACCATTGAAGGTGGATCAGTTGGTATCACCATTCAAGGAAGTCTGACTTCCGGTATTATGAATAACAAGATCATTAATAATACCATCAAAAATTTTGGCCGTGCGGGTATCATAGTTGGGGGCTCCACAAATACAGTAATTGATAATAACGATATCACAAGACCCGACGTTCTGAATAATGCAGATGCGTTTAATATACCTGCTATTCAAGGTGTTTTGGGTGTTACGTTTAATGCCAACTTATTGATTACAAGAAATAGCATCCACAACTTCTTTGCGGCAACTCCAGATGTTCTCAACGAATTTCAGGGCGTAGGTTTCAGGCTTGCCGGTGGCCTTGCTGGTCAAAATAATATTGTTGCGAACAATCTTATTTATGATATAAATGGACAAGGAAATTTATTTGGTGTTTATAACAATGGTTCAAGTAATGTTTCCTTTTATCACAATACCATTTCACTAGATAATCCTACTAGTTATTCACAGAAATTGACCTGTGGCTTTTATCATACATCTGCTTCACCCGAAGTGTATTTTAAAAACAACCAGGTAAGCATCTTGCGCGGTGGTACAGGCTCTAAATATGGAGCCTACATGGCAGAAACCACTATTACCGGTGATAGCTTGGATTATAACAACTATTACATGGGTTCAAATCCAACATACGCAATCGGTTTTTATAACGGTACTACGTATAATACGCTTGCAACTTGGAGTGCTGCTGCTAAAATTGATGTTCATTCGTTGAGTGTAAACCCGCTTTACACAGATGCTGCAGCTGGTAATTTCAAGCCTCTTTCCAATATATTAAATGATAAAGGAGCACCGGTAGGCATTGCAAATGATATATTGCTAACAGTCCGTAGTAGCAGTACACCTGATATTGGTGCGTATGAATATTCACTGGCAGGTTGTTTAACCAATTTTGCTCCTGGTAATGCATTTTCCAATGTAGGCCAAACCACTTGCCCTAATAAATCGGTTACACTAAACCTGAAAAATTATGATGCAGGCTCTGGTCTTACTTTCAAATGGGAATCAGCACCTTCTGGCAGTGGACCCTGGACCGCAATCAGTGGTAACCTGGGCGACCCTGTATTTACCTTTACTATGGGCGCATCCACCCTTTATTATCGTGCTGCAGTAAGCTGTAATGGCGGATCGCCAAGGTATAGCGATGTGATTCAAATTGTTTCAGGTGCAGCCTTCCCGGCAGGTAATTATACCATTGATAATTCACAGCCTACAGATCCATCTGGTACAAAGAATTTTAATTCATTTAAAGAGGCGGTAGACGCTATTACCTGTGGTATTGCAGGCCCTGTGGTCTTTAATGTAAAACCGGGTAATACCGCTGGTTTATATACTGAGCAGATCCGTATCCCTGCTATTAATGGTACATCTGCTGTGAATACAGTAACGTTTAAAAGCTTTGATGATAACGTTGCTACAGCCGAATTGAAGTTCTCTCCCTCTGGCCCCGGCTCTAACTATGTGGTACTGTTGGATAGTGCGCGTCACATTAATTTCAAGAAGCTGACTGTTACTTCTACCAATGCCTTATATGGACGTGTAATAGAGGTTGCAGGAACTGTATATAGTGATAGTATCGTTAACTGTCTGATCAAAGCACCTGTGCCTGCCACTAATGATACCACAACGAAAATGGCTGCTATCTACGGTGGTACAAATTTACAAGGAGGTAGCCTTGTGTTCAAAGGAAATACCATTACCAATGGTGCCAAAGGAATTTACCTGGCTGGTCCTTCTGCAGCTGTATTTACCAATAATAACGTAATAGAGGAAAATACGTTTACGGGTACCTATCATCAGCCAATTTTTGCATTGAACACCAGCAATATCAGGATCAATAAGAATGTAATAACATTAAATACGTCGTTTTCAACCACCTCGTTCAACCAAGCCATATATGGTATTTACACCAATAATTGCGATAGTGCATTACAGATAATAGGTAACCAGGTTACCGTCAGCAATAATGCAGGTAACTTATATGGTATCTATATGACGTTAAATGAGGCAACGGCATCTAACCGGGCTAAGGTGATGAATAATAAAATCATAGCTAACTCCGGTTTGACTGGATCCTCCGTTAGACAAATTGGTATGGCTACTGACAATATTTATAATACGGATATTGTCAATAACGTCATTTCCGTTTCAGCAGCAGTTCCAGGTACAAGTAATAGTGCTTATTGTGCTGCCTTTCGTTCAGCTAATGCCTTTAATGTAAATATTTATAACAATTCACTGCTGAATACCTCGCCAGCAACTGGAGCTACCAATGTATACAATGTGGCCTTGGAAATAGACATGCAGTCTGGTAAGCAAGCATCTTCATTGTATGGCGGTATTCAAAGGATCTATAACAATGTTATCGCTAACCGCGGTGGCGGTCCGGCAATGTCTCACCTGTATACGGTGGGTTTTGTAAAAAGTGATTATAACCTGATTTATGCAGCTGGGCCTGTTTTAGTGAATACACTTCCTACCTCTGTGCCTTTTGGAAAAAAATATACTGCATGGGCTGCGTGGCGTGATTCGTCTGGAATAGAGATCAATTCAATTGTAGCAGATCCTGCATTTATTAGTAATAATGATTTACAACCGAATACCGCTGATCCTAACTCCTGGATTATGCATGGGCGTGGTATTCAGATTAGCGGTAATACCACGGATTATAATGGTAATCCAAGAGCCGTTAACTTAACCGATGGCGTACCCGATTTAGGTGCGTATGAATTCCCTGCTCCAGCAGTAGCGCCTCCATACTTAACCGCAACGCCTGCTACACCGGCACCGGGAGTTACACAAATCTTTTCATTGGCTACCGATACTGTGGCCCGTATTACCTGGGCACCAGGATCTACGGTACCAACCAATGTTAAGTTGAAACGCTATTCAGGTGTATTGCCAGCAGGAATGGCTGCTACAGAAAAATCGCTGTACTATTATGTAGATGCAGAAGTTACTGGCAGCGGAACCTACAAATATGATACAAAGCAATACTTCTATAACTCTTGGCTAAACAACTTACCTATTAAGTCGTTTATTAAGCTGGGTAAAACAAATGCTGCTGGCACATGGGCAGCTAATGCTACCAGTACAATAGATTCATTTAACAATATTATTAGTGATACCGTACAGACATATATCGGGAAGTTTACCGGTATGACAGATGGATTGGCTCCAGCCCAACCTGTATATGTAACTACTGCGGATAGTTCTAATAAAGGAACCCGTTTCTGGTTGCCATATGCATTGTATGCCGATTTCTTAAATAGCAACGCTCAAAAACTGAAAATCTACCTGGCTTCTGATAAACCAGCCCAGGTTACAGTGAAGGTTAATGGAACGGCTTACAGCAAAACCTATACGGTTGCTGCTAATACAACTGTACTGACGGATGAAATACCAAAAACAGGTCCAAATGATGCCCGCATAACCGATGAAGGTTGGTTTAAAACAGGCGTTAGCATTGAAAGTACAGAACCTATTACGGCCTATATGTCTTTACAAACAAACCTTGGTTATAATTTGGGTAGTGCTATGTTGTTACCAACTGGTGCATATGGAACGGCTTACCAGGCGCTTGGTTACAGACAGCATTCAGGTTATCCTGGTCCACAGCAGGGCGCATCGTGGGTTAACATTGTTGCTGATAATGATAATACGGTTATCGAAATCACACCTTCTAATCCTACCAGGGGTGGACGTTCAGCTGGTGTTCCATTCCGGGTAACGCTTAACAGAGGAGAGGTTTACCAATTGATAGGTGCATACAAAAGATCGTATACGCAGGCAGAACATGGCGGACCATTTAATACGACATCGTATGAAGGATATGAGCTGTCGGGTACTACTGTACTAGCAGTTCCAAACTCAGAGGGCAAATGCTTACCTATAGGCGTATTCTCGGGAAGTTCAAATACCACCATTACCTGTGATGAAAATAATCATCAGCCAGGGTCAGATAAATATCTATTCCAGCAAAACTATTCAGACCAGGCTTGGGGTAAATATTATCTAACGGCACCACTTTCTACCATAAATTATGTTAATGAGCGCTTTTATCATGTTTATAGAGTAATGGTAAAAGATCCAGCCACTGTGGTAAAACGCAATGGTGTAGTGTTAACGAATAAGATTAATAACTGGTATGAATTCAGCAGTAACGTTGCAGAATATATTGAAGCAGATAAGCCTGTGATGATGGCGCAGTATAATCCTTATAATCTCTCTTGTTTTAATGATACGTATGCTGCTCCAAGAATGAGCGAAAGCATGATCTACCTGACGCCATTAGGGCATGGTATTAAGAAGACCACCTTCTACAGGAGTACAGTAGGTGTGACTGGCAGTGTTACTCCTTATGCTTATCTGACAGTGATCATTCCTGATCAAGGGCTTTCTTCACTGAAGATTGACGGAAGTGCAACAATTGACTCTGTTTACGCGCATCCGAATAAGCCTGGTTATTCTGTTGTAACAAAGCGTCTTGCCAATGCTGATGCAATTTCATCAGTTGAAAGTGACACCACCTTTACAGCAACAGTGCATGCTCCGGGTCAAAATGGTTTCTATTTTTATAATGTTGGTATGCAGATACCTAGAATTAAGTTTGAAGGTCAGGCTATCAAAAACGTGCAAAACGTAAGCACGCCATCAAATGCTTATACCTGCGCCAAAACACCATTCAAGGCTACTGTTTTACTGCCTGTAAAAGCTAAAACGTTGACTTGGAAATTGAGTGAAGCAACTGGTGTAACACCATCTACCAATGTAACAGAATCGAATCCCGTACCTGTTAATAAAGTAGAGATCAACTTCCAGGAATACTATGTATATACACTAGACCAGTCTATCAGTTTTGCTAACATTGGAAATTATACGATCCCGGTTAGTGCTACTTATGCTCAAGATGCCAACTCTTGTGATAAGAATGTAGATGGCAAGATCGATATTACAGTGATTGATGCGCCAACAGTAGACTATACGAAAACGTATACGGGTTGTATCGACGCTACTGCAGGTTTTGCCGGTACTGGTTCTGGCAGTAATGGTGTAGCGTTGGATCGTTGGAGCTGGAGCTTTGGTGATAATACCACTGCCGCTACACAAAACGCTACGAAAAAATTCAATGCGCCAGGAACCTTTAATGTAGCCTTACAAGCTATTGCTACGGATGGTTGCGTAGGTAACGTGAAGAAAGATGTAGTGGTAAATGCTTTACCAACGGTAAGCTTTGTAAAAGATAGCTTAGCCATCTGTACGGGTACCAATGCTACACTTGCTATTAGCAATCCGGCTACTAATGCTACATATAGCTGGTACGATCAGCCTACTGGTGGTACGGCTACTGCTACTGGAGTATCGTACACCAATAGCTATACCGCCAAGAAATACTTCTATGTAGGTGCTGTACTAAATGGTTGTTCTTCTGTAGGCCGTACAAAGGCAGTGGTAGCTATCAAGCCTGATGTTACCGCACCAACAGTAGCTGTAAATAATGTTGGAATCAACACTGTAAGCTTTACTTGGGAAGCTGTGGCCAATGCCAATGGTTACGAGGTGTCTACTGATGGTGGCGCTACCTGGACAACACCTTCTTCAGGAAGTACAGGCTTATCGCATACCATCAATGGCTTACGTTCCTTCCAAACCGTTTCATTACAAGTACGTAGCATAGGCGATTGTAACACAGTGAAGTCAAACGTAGCATCTGCTACCACGCTTTCAGACAAAGTATATGTACCTAACAGCTTTACACCAAATGCCGATGGCCTGAACGATGTATTACAGGTATACGTAACCGGTGCTAAAGAAGTACAGTTGATGGTTTTCAACCAGTGGGGCCAGAAAGTATTCGAGTCCAACAGCGTTTCAAAAGGATGGGATGGAACGGTTAATGGTAAAAAGCAACCATCGGGCGTATACCTATATACTTGTAAAGTAGTATTGGCCAATGGTGAAGTGGTTGAAAAACATGGTTCTGTAAACCTGGTACGTTAA